The sequence GGAGGGTTGGGCGGAGTTGGACGAGCTCGACGAGGCGAGGCCGGTGCTGGCTGGAGCCGGGCTCTTGCTGATCGCCTTGGCCACGAACGCGAACACCACGACGAGGACCAGCAGAGTGGCGACGATGCCGGTGTAGGTCAGGGCAACCTTGACCCGGCGCTGCTTCTCCGCGGCAGCAGCAGTCGCGGCCGCCGCCTCACGGGCGTTCTTCGCATTCGGCATGGCCACAGTCTGCCAACTGCTTCCAACGCGCACGGCGGCTGCCCGGCGCGTACGCTGCCGTCGTGCCTGCGCTTGGTGACGTCGTCGATCTGGTCCATTCATGGTTCCCGCCGTCCACGGCGGAATCCTGGGATGCTGTGGGGCTGGTGTCGGGCGACCCCGCGGCGCCCGTTCGCACGATCCTTCTGGCGGTCGATGCGGCGCCGGAGGTGGCAGCCGAGGCGGCATCGATCGGGGCAGATCTGCTGCTCGTCCACCATCCGTTGTTCTTCAAGCCGGTCCATTCGGTCGCCGCGACGACACCCAAGGGCCGCACGTTGTGGACGCTGTCCAGCGCCGGTTGTGCCCTTTTGGCAGCCCACACCAACGCCGATCAGGCGGTCGGAGGTGTCTCGGAGTCGATGGCGTACGCGCTCGGCCTGACCGACCTCGAGCCGCTGGTCGGATCGACCGCACTGGACTCGCTGGTCACCTACGTACCCGTCGACGCGGCGGCCGCCGTGCGGGCTGCCCTGGCGGCGGCCGGCGCCGGCGGCGTCGGGAACTACGACACGGCCTCGTTCTCCAACGGCGGCACCGGGCGTTTCCGACCACTCGAGGGCGCACGCCCGGCGGTCGGTGTCGTCGGCGAGGTCGAGGAGGTCGCCGAGGAGCGGATCGAGGTCATCCTGCCGCGCTCGGCCCGAGCGGCGGTGGTCAGCGCGCTGCTCGGCGCCCATCCGTACGAGACACCTGCTTATCAAGTGATCGAATTGGTGAGCACGGCGGATGCAACGAGCGGCCACGGACGGATCGGGTCGATCGAGCCGACGACCCTGCGCTTGTTCGCCGAGACCGTGTCCGCGGCTCTGCCGGCGACGGCAGCGGGGATCCGTATCGGCGGCGACCTCGACAAGCCGATTCGTCGGGTCGCTCTGTGCGGCGGGGCGGGTGCGAGCTTCCTCCCGGACGTGGCGCGTACCGATGCCGATGTCTACGTCACCAGCGACCTGGGCCACCACACGGCAGGGGAGTTCCTGGAGGCAGGCGGGGCCGCGCTGATCGACGTGCCGCACTGGGCTGCCGAGTCGACCTGGCTGCCGGTGGTGGCGGCTCGGCTGCGAGAGGCGTTGGGAGATAAGGTCGAGGTAGTCGTCTCCGAGGTCGTCACCGATCCGTGGACACTGCGTCTCTGAACGGCGCAGGACATCTGAATTTTTGAGGGAGTACGCGTGAAGGCCGACCCGCTGGCACAGATCAAGTTGCTGGACCTGCAGGAGCTCGACTCGCGCATCGCGCATCTCAAGCACCAGCTGGCGACACTTCCCCAGATCACGCAGCTCGAGACGGCTCGCGCCGAACGCGCCGAGGTCGACAACGCCGCCCGGGACGCCCGGATCGCGCGCGACGATCTGTCGTTGGCCCAGCGGAAAGCCGACAACGACGTCGAAGCGGTCAAGGCGCGGCGCGTACGCGATGAGGCACGGCTCAACGCCGGGCAGGGATCGGCGAAGGACCTCGAGGCGCTGCAGCACGAGCTCGGCGCGCTGGCGAAGCGGATCTCCGACCTCGAGGACATCGAGTTGGAGCTGATGGAGGAGCTGGAGGGCTCCACCGCCGAGGCCGGCCGACTCGAGGCTCAGGTCGCCGAGATCGACGCGCGCATCGCGGAGTTGGAGGAGTCCAAGGCCTCTGCCGAGGCCGAGATCCGCGCTGAGGGTTCGGCGGCGTTCGCGCAGCGCGGACCGCTCGTGGAGGACTTCCCGGCCGACCTGCTCGCGCTGTACGACAAGCTGCGCGACCAGTACGGCGTCGGTGCCGCCTTGCTGCGAGCGCGTCGCTGCGGTGGGTGCGGGCTCGATGTCGATGCAGCCGAGTTGTCGAGGATTCGTACGACTCCGGCGGCCGAGGTCGTACGCCACGAGGACTGTGGCCGGATTCTGATTCGTACCTCCGAGTCGGGCCTCTGATGGTCGACTCGGTCATCGTCGAGGCTGACGGTGGCTCTCGCGGGAACCCCGGCCCGGCTGCGTACGGAGCCGTCCTCAAGGATGCCGTGACTGGTGCCGTGATTGCTGAGGACGGCAGCGCCATCGGCATCGCGACCAACAACGTCGCGGAGTATTCGGGTCTGATCGCAGGACTCGAGCTCGCGGCGGCGTACGCGCCCGGTGCGACGGTCTCCGTCCGGATGGATTCCAAACTCGTGGTCGAGCAGATGTCGGGCCGTTGGCAGATCAAGCACCCCGACATGAAGCCGCTCGCCGCCATGGCGCGGTCGCTGGCTCCCGGCGGCACCACGTACACGTGGATGCCGCGTGAGCAGAACACGTACGCGGACCGCCTCGCGAACGAGGCCCTGGATGGCGTACGCAGCGGGGTTACTGTTGCCGCCGTGGATGCTGACGATTCGTTGATCGCTGAAGTCGAGTCGCCGTCCGCGGCTCCTTCGTCCCGTGGCTGGGCCCGCCCCGGCGGCCCGCCGACGACCCTGATCCTCGTCCGGCACGGCATCACCGCTCACACCAAGGAGAAGCGCTTCTCCGGCGGGCTCGCGTCGGCCAATCCGCCGTTGGTGGACGAAGGCCGCGAGCAGGTCCGTCTGACCGCGGAGTGGCTCAAGCCGCTCGCCGAGAAGGTGTCCGTGGTGATCGGATCTCCGGTCGAGCGCACCTGGCAGTCGGCGGAGATCGTCGCTTCGGTCCTCGGCAAGGACCTGGTAGCGGAGCCGGGCTTCGCCGAGATGGAGTTCGGTGTCTGGGACGGGCTGACCTTCACCGAGGTCGCCGAGAAGTTCCCGGGCCAGTTGGACACATGGCTGGGTTCGTTTACCTGGGCCCCTGAGGGAGGCGAGTCCTTCGAGGGCGTACGCGAGCGGGTGCTTGAGGGGCTCGAGCGGGTGCTGACCGAGCATGGCGGCGAGACCGTGGTGGTCGTCTCGCACGTGACGCCCATCAAGACCCTGGTCGCGCGGGCGCTCGGCCGTGGCCTGTCCTCGCTCTTCCACATGGAACTCGCGCCGGCGTCGGTGAGCGTGTTGTCGTTCTACGAGGACGGCGACACGGAGCCGCGGGGGTCGATGCGGTTGTTCAACGGGCTGCCACCGGAGCGGGATCCGTTCTCGCCGACCGCCTGGTGATCAGATCTCGGTGACGATCACGTCGAGCTGCGTACCGGACCTGCCGGGATCGCCGATCTCGACCGTCCAGCCGAGATCGCGCCACGCTTCGGCCAGCTTTGCAGGCGTACGCGGGTTGGCGCCGTCCTCGAGCAGGGCTCGGACGAGGCGTCCCTTGGTGGCCTTGTTGAAGTGCGACACCACCTTGCGGACGCCGTCCACCTCGTGGAGCACGCGAACCGTCGCGGTCTGCCTGGCGAGGGGCTCGGTGCGCCAGAAGTTCTGATACGTGCCGGAACGCAGGTCGACGAGCAGCCCGCTGCCGACCGAGGCTGTGATCGCTTCACCGAGGTGCGTACGCCAATGGGCGGCGACGGGGCCGATGCCGGGGAGTGATGCGTCGCCGGAGAGGCGGTATGCCGGGATGCGGTCGGAGAGGGTCACGAGTCCGAAGACCGACGACGTCACTGCGACGCGGCCCAGGCGGCGGCGCGCGGCTGCGGTCAAGGTCTGCGTCGAGAGGTTGTCGTAGACGACTCCGGTGTAGATCCGCTCGGCGCGGGCGGTGGCGGCGTTGCCCAGCGAGGCGTTGAGGGCGAGCAGTTCGGGCTGCGTCTTGGGGATCGCGAGGCCGTTCGTGGCCGCTTCGGGGTCGGACGTGCACCAGTCGACGAGCGCGTCGATCATCGCTGATCGTGCTGAGGTGAGCCCTGGGTTGGAGAGTCCGTCCAGGGCCAGTGCCGCGCCCCGCCGGGGTGCGTACTTGCCCTCGCTCGGCGGCAGCAGGATCAACACGAGGTCATCGTGCCAGTGGGGCCGTCGGCGACGAATTCCGCATCTCAGCCTGACAGATGTCGGGTGTCGCAGTGGCAGATGTCGGGTTTCGGCGTGACGGACGTCGGGTCTCGGCGGATACGGTGTGGACGTGCCTCAAGGTCGTGTGATCCGGGTTGCCCACGCCGATGACGGCGTTGCCGCGCAGAGCCTGCGCCGCGGCGTCGCAGCCCTGCAGGCTGAATTGGAGGTGACCGACTTCGCCGCCGACGTCCTGGCCGAGGCGGAACGTGCCGCCGCCTCCGTCGTACTCCCGGACAACGACCAGACGGCGATCGGGTTCGTCACGATCGACCCGCCGGGATCGATGGATCTCGACCAAGCGATGCACATCGAGCGCAATGGCGGCGGCTACACGATCCGCTATGCCATCGCCGATCTCGCAAGCTTCGTCACGGCTGGGGGAGCGCTCGACATCGAGGTCAACAAACGCGGCCTCACGTTGTATGGCGCCGATTCAAGCGTGCCGTTGCATCCCGAGGTCCTGTCGCACGGTGCCGCCAGCCTGCTGCCCGACCAGATCAGGCCGGCGCTGCTCTGGAGGACCGAACTCGATGCCAAGGGCGCGATCGTGTCCACCCATGTCGAGCGTGCGCGGGTGAAGTCGATCGCCCGGCTCGACTACGCGAGCGTCCAGACAGCACTCGACAACGACACCTTGCCGGACGCGTATGCCGAGACGATCCGGCTCCTCAAGGAGGTCGGTGAACTGCGGATCCAACAGGAGATCGATCGAGGCGGCATCACGCTCAACCTCCCGGATCAGGAGATCGAGGTCGTGGGCGAGGAGTGGCGGTTGAACTTCCGTCAGCAGCTGCCGATCGAGGAGTGGAACGCCCAGATCTCGCTGCTGACCGGTTTCGGAGCGGCCAACCTGATGCTCGGGGCCAAGGTCGGGCTGCTGCGTACCCTCCCTCCGCCGGACCCTCGCGATATCGACCGCCTGCGTCGGACCGCAGCTGCGCTCGGTGTGGACTGGGAGCCCAGACTGTGCCGGAGTTCGTACGCAGCCTCGACGTGAGTGACCCGAAGCAGGCGGCGATGTTGGTCGCTTCCATGAGGTTGCTCCGGGGAAGCGGGTACGTGGGTTTCGACGGCGAGGTGCCCGCACTGCACACCCAGGCCGCGCTGGCTTCCGCGTACGCCCATGTCACGGCACCGCTGCGGCGCCTGATCGATCGGTACGCGGGGGAGATCTGCGTGTCGATCTGCGCGAAGCAGCCGGTCCCAGCCTGGGTCAAGGACGCCATCACTCGCGTGCCGGAGGAGATGCGGGCCGCCGACCGCCGCAGCTCGACGTACGAGAGGGCGATCCTCGATCTGGTCGAGGCCGGCATCCTCGCGCCGCAGGTCGGTGCGATCTTCGACGGCGTCATCGTCGACGTCAGTGGCAAAGAGCCGACGCATGGATCGGTCACGATCCAGGCTCCCGCGGTCGAAAGCCCGGTCACCGGGACGGTCAATCTGCCGCTTGGCCAGGCGGTCAAGGTCACCCTGGCGGTCGCCGATGTCGCCACCCGGAAGGTCGCCTTCGCGCTCGCCTGAGCAACTTTGGGCAGGCAAACCTTACATTCGTGGAAGAATTGGTCCTCAGATCGCGTTCTTCAAGCGATCGAGGAGTGCAGATGAGTCAGACCGACCCGGTGGTGGAGAAGAACTTCCGCGCAGCGATGTCGCACGTCGCGGCGCCGGTGTCGATCGTCACCTCGGTGGTGGACGGCACTCCGTGGGGCACGACTGTCTCCGCGTTCGCGTCGCTGTCGATGGATCCGCCGATGATGCTGATCTCGTTGCAGCACGACTCCGGCCTGCTGTCGCGCATCGGCGAAGGGTCGATCCTCGGCGTCAACGTGCTGTCGGCGAGCCAGTCCGAACTTGCGCTCCGCTTCGCGCGGAGGGACCAGGACCGGTTCACCTCGACGCCCTGGACCCTCGCTGACGGCGCACCCCGACTCGGAGACATCCACGCGTATGTGGCGGTCAAGGTCGCGCGCATGGTCACGGGCGGCGACCACGTGGTGCTTTTCTGTGACGTGATCGATGCAGCGACGTACGAGACGCAGCCTTTGACGTATCACCGGCGCCTGTTCGGGACGCACACACCCGAGGTCTGAGCCGGAGGCCTTCGACGGGTTGGTTCAGACGTCCTTGCGTTTCATGACCAACCAGCCGAGGACGATCGCGAGCAACGCGTACGCGGCGAGCACGGCGACTGCGACGGGCCGGGTCAGGACGGAGTCCGACGTGCCGACGGTCTCGATGAGGTGCCCGGCGATGTTGCTCGGCAGGAACTTGCCGATGTGCTGCGACCAGGACGATGGCAGGAAGCTGACGATGATCGGCAGAACGAACACCAGCCCGACCACCGAGGCGATCGCGCCCGCAGTGTTCCGGATCAGGAAGCCGAGTCCGAGGCCGATCAGGCCGACAATGGTGACGTAGTACGTGGCGCCGAGCAGGCCGCGGACCGCGCCGGGGCTGCTGAGGCTCCCGTTCATGTTCCACTGGGCGAGGATCGCCTGGCCGATGAAGAACGCCCCGAACGTCATCACCAGTGACACGATCACGGTGACGAGCGCAAAGATCACGACCTTCGCGAGCAGGACGGGAGTCCGCTTCGGGACGGCCGTCATGGAGGCGCGGATCATGCCGGTCGCGTACTCGCCGGTGACACTCATCACGCCCATCACGCCGATGGCCAACTGGGCGAGAAACACTCCGGTCTGGGTGAAGATCACCGGATCGAAGAGCTCGTGGCGATCCGGATGGTTGTGGACCTCCTGGCCGTGGCCGAAGCTCACCAGCGCTCCGATGCCCAACGACAGGACCAGCGCCACCGCGTACGTGATCCAGGTCGATCGCAACGTGCGGAACTTGATCCACTCGGCCCTGAGGATGCGGGGGAAGGTCAGCGTGCCGGTGCTCACTGGGCGCTCCCGTGGTAGTCGACCGCGTCGCGGGTGACGGACATGAACGCTTCCTCCAAGGTGGCTTTCTGCGTGGTCAGTTGAGTCAGCGCGATGCCCCGCGCCAGGGCGATCTCGCCGATGCCGGCGGCATCCACTCCGACGACATCGAAGCCGTCATCGGCGTCGGTGACGGTCACTCCGTCGCGGGTGAGTGCCTCGCGGAGCGAGGTGTTGTCAGCCGCCGAGACATGGACGTGGCTGACACCGGCGTTGGCGGTCAGTTCGGCAACCGTGGTGTCGGCGATCAGCTTGCCCTTGCCGATCACGATCAGGTGCTCGGCGGTGACGGCCATCTCGCTCATCAGGTGGCTGCTCACGAACACGGTGCGGCCTTCAGCAGCCAACGCCTTGAGCAGGTTGCGGATCCACAGCACGCCCTCCGGATCGAGGCCGTTGACGGGCTCGTCGAGCAGCAGCGTGTGCGGGTCGCCGAGCAGAGCCGAGGCGATGCCCAGCCGCTGGCCCATGCCGAGTGAGAACCCGCCTGCCCGTTTGCTGGCGACGCTCTCCAGACCGACGATGCCGATCACCTCGTCGACACGCTTCCTGCTGATGCCGTGAGTTGCAGCGAGCGCGCGGAGGTGGTTGCGCGCCGTACGCCCCTGGTGGATGGCCTTGGCTTCCAACAGTGCGCCGACTTCCTGCAGTGGCGCCTTGTGGTCGCGGTAGCGCTTGCCGTTGATGGTCGCGCTGCCCCCGGTGGCGGCGTCCAGATCGAGGAGCAGTCGCATGGTGGTCGACTTGCCGGCGCCGTTGGGGCCGAGGAAGCCGGTGACCATGCCGGGGCGAACACTGAAACTGAGGTCGTCGACGGCCTTCTTGGAGCCGTAGGACTTGGTGAGATGCGAGGCTTCGATCACGGTGTCCAACCTAGGGGAGGGAGCCAACTTTGGCACCGCTCCCTCCGACAGAAGTCGCAATCGATCACCACTGGAAAAGCGGCCGCAACAGGCGTGTACTGGAAGGAACCATCCGTCACAGGAGGCTCCGAATGGACACCCGACCGATCGTGGTCGGCGTTGACGGATCCGACGGTAGTGCCGCCGCGATCCGCCATGGCGCCGACCGAGCGTACGCATCTGGGCGTGGACTGCATCTGGTGCACGTCGCGCCCGTCTTCATCCCGATGTCCGGCGCTGCGCCGATGGGCACGCCCTACCTCCCGCAGGACTTCGACACGGTCGGGAAGGCGGTCCTTGCCGAGGCGGTCGAGTACGCCCGCGCGCTGATGCCGTCGGAGCGACTCACCTCAACTCTTACCGTGGGTTCACGCAGCAGCGGGCTGTTGCACGAGGCACGCCACGCTTCCGAGATCGTCTTCGGCGAGGATCGAACACCGTTCCTCGAGCGGATCTCGTTCGGCTCGATGGTCGCGCAGGTGTGTGCGCACTCGCCCGTGCCGGTGACGTGCGTACCGGAGTCGTGGCGCCCCGATCGGCCAGAGTTGGTCGTGGTCGGCATCCACGACTACAACCACATCTCACTCGAGTTGGTGCGGGCCGGATTCGCAGCCGCTCAGGAGCGCGCGGCAGGCATCGAATTCATCCACGTCTGGGACCTCCCTCCCGGTTACGGCCGGATGGTCGACTCGGTGATGGACTTCCCGCGCTGGCGGACGATGGTCGAACATTTCGTCGCGAAGGCCGTGATCGAGGCGGTCGGACATGACGCAGGAGCCTTCGACGTACGCGCCGTGCACGGGCACCCGTCGCACGAACTCCAGGACCGCTCGCGTGAGGCGACCCTGATCCTCCTCGGGCACCATCGCAACGGGGGCTTCTTCGACCACCTCGGTGGCACCGGACGGGCGCTGTTGCGGACCTCCGACTGTCCGGTCGAGGTCCTGCCGGTCAGCGATCCGGTCGTCCCGGTCGACGTCGAGCAACATGATGAGTTCCTGAGAGCCTGACCGTCTGCCGATGCGGGTACGCAGCCCGGACCCCGTGCCCGCGAGTCAGCGGAAATGCGGCAAGGTGTCCTCATGCAGAACGTGTTCCAGTCTCCGTCCCGAGTCGTGGTGTTGTCGGGCGGGATGGGTGGCGCGAAGTTCCTCCAGGGGCTGAAGCACCTGCTTCCCGACGCGCACATCACGGTGGTCGCGAACACCTGCGACGACATGTGGGTGCACGGCCTCCGGGTCTGCCCGGACCTCGACACCGTGATGTACACGCTCGGCGACGGCATCGATCGCGACCGGGGTTGGGGGCGTACGGACGAGACCTGGTCGACCAAGGAGGACCTCGCTGCGTACGGTGCCGGACTCGAGTGGTTCGGTCTCGGTGACCGTGACATCGCCACGCATCTGCTCCGTACGACATTGCTCCGCGGCGGTGCCACGCTGACGGAGGTGACGGCGCGGTTGTGTGAGCGTTGGCGGCCGGGGGTCGAACTGCTGCCGATGACCGACGACGAGGTCGAGACCCATGTGGTGATCGAGGACGCCGAGGGGCCTCGGACGATCCACTTCCAGGAATACTGGGTACGCCTTCGGGCCGAGGTGCCCGCTCGCGAGCTGATCTTCCAGGGCCTGGCACAGAGCGCGCCGACGTCGGCCGTCCTCACCGCGATCGCCGATGCTGACCTGGTGATCCTTCCGCCGTCGAACCCGGTGGTTTCGGTCGGGACGATCCTGGGGGTCCCCGGTCTGTCCGATGCGATCCGCTCGACCTCGGCTCCGGTCGTCGGGCTGTCGCCGATCGTCGGTGGCGCACACGTACGCGGGATGGCCGAACAGATGCTGGCCTCGATAGGTGTCGGGGTGAGTGCTGAAGCCGTCGGACTTCACTACGGGGCTCGATCGACTGGTGGAGTCTTGGACGGCTGGCTCGTCGACACCGTGGACGCCTCCGCTGTCCCGGCGCTGCAGGCCGCAGCGATCAGGGCGGTCGCGGTGCCGCTGATGATGACCGACGTCGATGCGACGGCTGCCATGGCACGGTCGGCGATCGAACTGGTCCGCTGATGCTCCAGATCTGGGCTCCGGACGGTGTCGGCGAGGTCGGTGCCGACACTGATCTCGCAGAGACGCTGGTTGGGGTGGCCGAACTCGAGCATGGCGACATCGTGGTCGTCACCAGCAAGATCGTCGCCAAGTCCGAGGGCCGCGTCGTCGCAGGGGAGCGAGCTGAGTGGATCGCCCGCGAATCGGTCCGCGTCGTCGCCCAACGTGGTGAGACCGCGATCGTACGCACGCGGCACGGGCTCACGATGGCCGCAGCGGGCATCGACGCCTCCAACGTCGAACCGGGCCTGCTGGTGCTACTGCCCGAGGACCCGGATGCCTCGGCCCAACGGCTCCGCGCGGCCGTTGCCGAGAAGGTCGGTCGCAATGTCGGAGTCCTCATCTCGGACACGTCCGGCCGGGCGTGGCGTGTCGGGCAGACCGACATTGCGATCGGCGCTGCCGGGGTGAACGTCGTCGCCGACTACCGCGGGACCACGGATCCGTACGGCAACCCCCTGGCGGTGACGCTGCCGGCGGTCGCCGATGAGTTGACCGGTGCTGCCGAACTGGTCGCGGGCAAGATCGGGGGACGGCCGTTCGCGGTCATTCGGGGCCGCGGCGACCTGGTTCTCCCGGTCGGCGAGCACGGCGAGGGTGCGGTGGCGTTGGTACGTGCCGACGCGGAGGACATGTTCGGACTCGGCGCCCGGGAAGCCGTCGTGCACGCCGTCATCGGCGATGAGTCGACCCAGGGGGCATTCGGCGGACCTGCATCAGCCGAGGACGTACGCGCCGCACTCGCCCAGGTGCCCGGAGCAGGGCCTGAGGTAGTTGCCGCGATCCTGTACGCCCACGGCTGGTCCGCCGAGGACTGGCAGGCCGCTCTCAGCGAACCGCTGAACTGAACAACTCGACGTCGGCCGGGCTGTCGACATCTCGGCGAGCACTCGACGGGGCAGCGACGAACGACGTGTATCCGGCAGCCTGATGCCGAGCCGCCGAGTCGACGCCGAAGAGCAGCGAGGGTGACTCCGCGAGGGCGTGCACCAGCATCGTGGTGCCGGTCCCGAGGTGGTCCGGGACCAGCAGCGGCGTGCCGGTCCGATGGAACTCAGCGACGACGGCGTCGAGGTCGGCGGAGTCGAGGTCGGCGAGGTCGCCCACGACGACGGCGACGTCATCGTCGGGGAATGACTGCACAGCGTGGTCGCGGCCCGCGGCGATGGCACCATTCAGACCCCCGGAGCCAGGTTCGGTGAGGACCGTTGCTCCCAGCGTCCGAGCGGCCTCGGCGACGGCGGCGTCCCCGGCAACAACGATCACCCGGGCCACGGAGGTCGCTGCGAGTGCCGCGCCAACCGTGCGGGCCATGAGTTCGAGAGCGAGTTCCTCACGGGCGGCTGATGGCAACTGCGTACGCGACTTCGCCGCCCCGAGTCGTTTGACCGGGACGATGACGCTGACGCGGCGCGGGTCAGTCGCTGGCGAGCTCGACATTGCTGATGTTGATCCCGGAGTGGGTCTTGTAGGTCTTGTTGATCGAGATCAGGGTCGCGGTCATCGGCTCGAGGTGACGGCACATCCGCAGCGCACCGGCGTTGATGCCCGGGCGTCCGGCCACCGTCGCGGCGAGCTCGCACGTCACCGCCATCGCAGTCGCGTCGTCGGAGGCGACCAGGACGTCGTCGCCGAGAGCCTGGTCGACCTTCACCAGCTTCGGTGCGGCCACGTGGTGGAACGCGCCAGCGACCAGTGCCCCGGGCAGTTGCGCCGCGATGTGTTCGGCTGCGGAGCCGGCGTCAACGACGAGGCCGTACGGTCCGCGCTTGTCGAAGCCCAGCGGGTTGACGCAGGAGATCACGACCTTGCCTGCGGCGTACGGAGCCAGCCAGGCCACGCTGGTGGGGGAGTCGTCCCAGGGGGTCGCGACCACGATCACGTCAGCTCCGTCGGCGATCGCCTCATTGGCTGCCCCGGAGATCTCTCCGGCCCCTGCCGGCATCAAGTCGCTGAGTTCCACCGCGGCCGCGATGGCGCGCTCGGCGTCGCGTGATCCCAGGGCCACGGTGTGACCGGCCGCGGCAAAGCGGGCCGCCAGGCCCTTGCCCTGCGCGCCGGTGCCGCCGATGATCGCAATACGGAGGTGGTTGGTGGTCATGCGATGCCTCTCAAGAGTTCCCTGGTCGGGGTTCCGTACGTGGTGGTGCGTTCGCGGGTCGGGCGGTCGCAGCCGGCTGCGATCTGTTCGAGTTCGGCGATGGTCTTGGCGGACCCGTGGGCCGACCCGGCCATCCTGGAGATCGTCTCCTCCATCAGCGTCCCGCCGAGGTCGTTCGCCCCGGCCCGGAGCATCGCCCGGGTGCCGTCGACGCCGAGCTTGACCCAACTGGTCTGGATGTTCGGGATGCGTCCGTGCAGCATGATCCGCGCGACCGCGTGCACGGCGACATTGTCGCGATGCGTGGGACCGGGGCGGGCGACGCCGGCCAGATACAACGGTGCCATCTGGTGCACGAACGGCAACGGGACGAATTCGGTGAAGCCGCCGACGCCGTTGGACAACGCAGTGTCCTGGATCCGCGACAGCACTCGCAGGTGCTGGACCCAGTGGCCGGGGTGGTCGACGTGGCCGTACATCATCGTCGAGGAGGACCTGATGCCCACGCGGTGTGCCGTGGTGACGACCTCGATCCACGACGCGGCCGGAAGTTTGCCCTTCGTCAGTACCCAGCGGACGTCGTCGTCGAGGATCTCGGCAGCGGTGCCCGGGATCGTGTCGACGCCGGATTCCTTGAGTTGGATCAGGAAGTCCTCGATGGACAGGCCGGTACGCGACGCACCGGTGACGATCTCCATCGGGCTGAACGCGTGCACATGCATCTGCGGGACACGAGCCTTCACCGCCCGCGCGATCTCGAAGTACGCGTTCGCAGGCAGTTGAGGGTCGATCCCGCCCTGCATGCAGACCTCGGAGGCGCCGAGATCCCAGGCCTCCTCGGCGCGGTCGGCGATCTGGTCCAGCGACAGTGAGTACGCGTCCGCATCGGTGCGTCGCTGCGCGAACGCGCAGAACCGGCAACCGACGTAACAGACGTTGGTGAAGTTGATGTTGCGGTTGACGACGTAGGTGATCTCGTCGCCGACGGTCTCCCGGCGAAGGTCGTCGGCCAGTCGACACACCTCGGCCAGCAACGACCCCTCAGCCGTGATGAGGGTGAGCGCGTGCTCGTCGGAAAGGTTGCCCGGATCGGCCTCCGCGGCGGCGAGCGCTGCCAGTCCGTCGGCGGCCACCCGTCCGGCGCGAGGGGCGGGAGCATTCGCCTCGTGGAGGCTGTCCCAGTCGCCGTAGATGGTGTCGAAGTCGTTCCGGCGGTCGTGCGTACGCCCGGTGATGTCGATGTCGATCGCCAGGCTGGTCCGGCCGGAGCTGACGAGAGCAGCATCCGGTTCCTGCCAGGGCAG comes from Nocardioides baekrokdamisoli and encodes:
- a CDS encoding ABC transporter permease subunit encodes the protein MSTGTLTFPRILRAEWIKFRTLRSTWITYAVALVLSLGIGALVSFGHGQEVHNHPDRHELFDPVIFTQTGVFLAQLAIGVMGVMSVTGEYATGMIRASMTAVPKRTPVLLAKVVIFALVTVIVSLVMTFGAFFIGQAILAQWNMNGSLSSPGAVRGLLGATYYVTIVGLIGLGLGFLIRNTAGAIASVVGLVFVLPIIVSFLPSSWSQHIGKFLPSNIAGHLIETVGTSDSVLTRPVAVAVLAAYALLAIVLGWLVMKRKDV
- a CDS encoding ABC transporter ATP-binding protein, which gives rise to MIEASHLTKSYGSKKAVDDLSFSVRPGMVTGFLGPNGAGKSTTMRLLLDLDAATGGSATINGKRYRDHKAPLQEVGALLEAKAIHQGRTARNHLRALAATHGISRKRVDEVIGIVGLESVASKRAGGFSLGMGQRLGIASALLGDPHTLLLDEPVNGLDPEGVLWIRNLLKALAAEGRTVFVSSHLMSEMAVTAEHLIVIGKGKLIADTTVAELTANAGVSHVHVSAADNTSLREALTRDGVTVTDADDGFDVVGVDAAGIGEIALARGIALTQLTTQKATLEEAFMSVTRDAVDYHGSAQ
- a CDS encoding universal stress protein, with amino-acid sequence MDTRPIVVGVDGSDGSAAAIRHGADRAYASGRGLHLVHVAPVFIPMSGAAPMGTPYLPQDFDTVGKAVLAEAVEYARALMPSERLTSTLTVGSRSSGLLHEARHASEIVFGEDRTPFLERISFGSMVAQVCAHSPVPVTCVPESWRPDRPELVVVGIHDYNHISLELVRAGFAAAQERAAGIEFIHVWDLPPGYGRMVDSVMDFPRWRTMVEHFVAKAVIEAVGHDAGAFDVRAVHGHPSHELQDRSREATLILLGHHRNGGFFDHLGGTGRALLRTSDCPVEVLPVSDPVVPVDVEQHDEFLRA
- the cofD gene encoding 2-phospho-L-lactate transferase, which translates into the protein MQNVFQSPSRVVVLSGGMGGAKFLQGLKHLLPDAHITVVANTCDDMWVHGLRVCPDLDTVMYTLGDGIDRDRGWGRTDETWSTKEDLAAYGAGLEWFGLGDRDIATHLLRTTLLRGGATLTEVTARLCERWRPGVELLPMTDDEVETHVVIEDAEGPRTIHFQEYWVRLRAEVPARELIFQGLAQSAPTSAVLTAIADADLVILPPSNPVVSVGTILGVPGLSDAIRSTSAPVVGLSPIVGGAHVRGMAEQMLASIGVGVSAEAVGLHYGARSTGGVLDGWLVDTVDASAVPALQAAAIRAVAVPLMMTDVDATAAMARSAIELVR
- the cofE gene encoding coenzyme F420-0:L-glutamate ligase, with product MLQIWAPDGVGEVGADTDLAETLVGVAELEHGDIVVVTSKIVAKSEGRVVAGERAEWIARESVRVVAQRGETAIVRTRHGLTMAAAGIDASNVEPGLLVLLPEDPDASAQRLRAAVAEKVGRNVGVLISDTSGRAWRVGQTDIAIGAAGVNVVADYRGTTDPYGNPLAVTLPAVADELTGAAELVAGKIGGRPFAVIRGRGDLVLPVGEHGEGAVALVRADAEDMFGLGAREAVVHAVIGDESTQGAFGGPASAEDVRAALAQVPGAGPEVVAAILYAHGWSAEDWQAALSEPLN
- the cofC gene encoding 2-phospho-L-lactate guanylyltransferase, with translation MSSSPATDPRRVSVIVPVKRLGAAKSRTQLPSAAREELALELMARTVGAALAATSVARVIVVAGDAAVAEAARTLGATVLTEPGSGGLNGAIAAGRDHAVQSFPDDDVAVVVGDLADLDSADLDAVVAEFHRTGTPLLVPDHLGTGTTMLVHALAESPSLLFGVDSAARHQAAGYTSFVAAPSSARRDVDSPADVELFSSAVR
- the npdG gene encoding NADPH-dependent F420 reductase; the protein is MTTNHLRIAIIGGTGAQGKGLAARFAAAGHTVALGSRDAERAIAAAVELSDLMPAGAGEISGAANEAIADGADVIVVATPWDDSPTSVAWLAPYAAGKVVISCVNPLGFDKRGPYGLVVDAGSAAEHIAAQLPGALVAGAFHHVAAPKLVKVDQALGDDVLVASDDATAMAVTCELAATVAGRPGINAGALRMCRHLEPMTATLISINKTYKTHSGINISNVELASD